One Mercenaria mercenaria strain notata chromosome 12, MADL_Memer_1, whole genome shotgun sequence DNA segment encodes these proteins:
- the LOC123534147 gene encoding uncharacterized protein LOC123534147 codes for MFLRKMSVVCNRRVLMMLFYFHLVLLGVILIIAYDINTSPKETEYLKAYNRWKAIRDDFDSYSKQRAQKDAYLQIRGRQMDAVAGFDLLNGDSNDKIKLSNNGSVDERVYASSAINPLNFIPKVPEYSQSDIVPYLSSNITRKYLALPRAIFTHKIVILTPVCDVAHVLNNYMKQLAKLSYPHDLLSVYLGEDSSTDRTLDMATLIADDLKSNYGFHDAAAYHFNFSGGVHGAWGDVHHRASQYERRAHIAKSRNMLLKIGLARGEFDYVLWIDSDVKQLPADLIQQLLFAKSDVVVPSCLFQSGDYKRTFDKNSWRETPASIEDQEHLPKDILIVEGYSISRRIYLPDLKAEGRIVRLDGVGGCALLIKASCHRRGLKFPERVYTHHIETEGLAKMADHMGFTVVGVPFVEVFHN; via the coding sequence atgtttttaagaaaaatgtcaGTTGTATGCAATCGCCGAGTTCTAATGATGTTGTTTTACTTCCATCTGGTGCTTCTTGGAGTTATTTTGATAATTGCTTACGACATAAACACGTCGCCGAAAGAAACAGAATATCTTAAAGCATATAACCGTTGGAAAGCAATTAGGGACGACTTTGATTCGTACAGTAAACAACGTGCGCAGAAAGACGCTTATTTGCAAATTCGAGGCCGACAGATGGACGCAGTGGCGGGGTTTGATCTGCTGAATGGAGACAGCAACGATAAAATCAAACTATCAAACAACGGGAGTGTGGATGAAAGGGTGTATGCATCTAGTGCAATCAATCCGTTGAATTTCATACCCAAAGTGCCTGAGTATTCGCAGTCTGACATTGTGCCATATCTATCGTCTAACATAACGCGGAAATATTTAGCATTGCCAAGAGCTATCTTTACACACAAAATAGTAATACTGACTCCTGTATGTGATGTTGCCCATGTATTGaataattatatgaaacaatTGGCAAAATTGAGCTATCCACATGATTTATTGTCGGTTTATTTAGGCGAAGATAGCAGCACCGATCGAACTTTAGATATGGCAACTTTGATAGCAGACGACTTGAAATCTAATTATGGTTTTCATGACGCAGCGGCGTACCATTTCAATTTTTCCGGTGGCGTCCATGGCGCATGGGGTGACGTCCACCATAGGGCAAGTCAGTATGAAAGGCGCGCGCATATAGCCAAATCCAGAAACATGCTTCTTAAAATTGGTCTTGCACGTGGAGAATTTGATTACGTATTATGGATCGACAGCGATGTCAAACAACTTCCAGCAGATCTGATACAGCAGCTACTTTTCGCTAAAAGTGACGTTGTTGTCCCCTCATGTTTGTTTCAGAGTGGTGATTATAAACGGACGTTTGATAAAAATTCTTGGCGGGAAACTCCTGCTTCTATTGAGGATCAGGAACACTTGCCTAAAGATATATTAATAGTTGAAGGATACAGCATATCACGGAGGATATATTTACCAGATTTAAAGGCGGAGGGACGAATTGTACGTTTAGATGGTGTTGGGGGTTGTGCCTTGTTAATTAAAGCAAGTTGCCATAGGCGGGGCCTCAAGTTTCCGGAGAGAGTCTATACCCATCATATAGAGACTGAAGGGTTAGCGAAAATGGCTGACCATATGGGATTTACTGTGGTTGGAGTCCCATTTGTGGAAGTCTTTCATAATTAA